The following are encoded together in the Drosophila biarmipes strain raj3 chromosome 3L, RU_DBia_V1.1, whole genome shotgun sequence genome:
- the LOC108028348 gene encoding uncharacterized protein LOC108028348 isoform X2, with protein MIAEFPRSTTNVNCDNRKSRESQEAEKSPNESRKDVKSISCDVGRGRKFGQKKRSKQQQQQNGEEEEGGEEEQKEEEQRQPLQQQVKENKKLCEKQEVKDKRKKQRGEKDKKKQRQQQRANKKKKQQQPPPVHSKKSLVLFLDHSRECPASEIVAAASADRCDVRGAGCNHANSKYAANYGTSSHFEHKTEIYALYRHLEIGGPLKQVQQQQQLKVGPIHIRLRFEMLFAEPPPPPSQGHAPTAHDNALPDAPPSGEPVIPMLQDQQSGDLMAGTTATNVELMEAIKKLDADLVALFATAATGEPLKMKQQQQVLWTESEAEQIAQDSEDELVITPELFRSCNALQLHLEALTLQPEGTQRMELVQNEVRPIFTVECQLSGDLIRKVPRYPMFHIMQFESEKFQSLTQCTRFGQTAQRQVDMEDKSLEDEAQSAGHVDITVWWREPGTCLNEMLGMGRLELRELYKASLLEQCKCIAIKRRDVHLGSVYVKISLLQNLNGNPEQQPQQQQQKEQPGQKNESGNKAAVKCNSKAVLTPPQPPPQPPPPPQANNNNRAILECVNFMAETNKVRLLRGYLYAGELRQLTAENKGACQELSLQPFWQPQPLLVKIGDGGAFGLQEQFAIINDERFLQSVERQQLVLEVRPLGGVVRLPLHQFFIAYRDASITNHLCKGKLPVISIDGWAPIVAPDTQSSVGELKVLLAIGSESQIAQLKQQRGFDQDNNQVPAPSSTTDLLDMLQNAIAAPTPSIPTPVMPPPPAPPAPSNFSFQLRIVGAAGLPLNPGYGKSKKQVKRQSAAKRFPPNEPPNTYVTFQAINCNSQTYKSHEGLVYATPVVARSTKPQWLSKFRVEVSRDYRSNPQKLFILKLWKKAIVSPNGSGEPSPHEDAIIGFAALNLNQKQPGGGFPSGWHNIVDFNGRVTGGIEAHVEPIPPSMDIVIDQFEKSMELGHLQLGQAIKRKYTELEEISQRLRSRLVDVTGETLKFPEFDVDSALDSWQQDGDDDDLAEDFERALRTPTPPDSPTPSTSQAAQNLKNSNGQE; from the exons ATGATAGCAGAATTCCCACGGTCGACGACGAATGTGAATTGTGACAATCGGAAAAGCAGGGAGAGCCAGGAGGCGGAAAAGTCGCCGAACGAGAGCCGCAAAGACGTGAAATCGATCAGCTGTGACGTCGGCAGAGGCAGAAAGTTTGGCCAAAAGAAAAGGtcaaagcagcagcaacaacaaaacggTGAAGAAGAAGAGGGGGGAGAAGAGGAGCAAAAGGAAGAAGAGCAGCGACAGCCACTACAACAACAAGTAAAAGAGAATAAGAAGCTCTGCGAAAAGCAAGAGGTAAAGGATAAGAGGAAGAAGCAGCGAGGTGAGAAGGATAAGAagaagcagcggcagcagcaaagGGCAAataagaagaagaagcagcagcagcctccCCCTGTACACAGCAAAAAAAGCCTTGTCTTATTTTTAGATCATTCTCGTGAGTGTCCCGCCAGCGAAATTGTCGCCGCCGCCTCAGCCGACCGCTGTGACGTCAGAGGAGCAGGCTGCAATCACGCTAACAGTAAATACGCCGCTAATTACGGCACTTCGAGCCATTTCGAGCATAAAACCGAAATTTATGCTCTATATCGTCACCTGGAGATCGGTGGCCCGCTCAAACaagtgcaacagcaacagcagctgaAAGTCGGCCCAATCCACATCCGGCTGCGCTTCGAGATGCTCTTCGCCGAGCCACCGCCCCCGCCCTCGCAGGGCCACGCCCCCACCGCCCACGACAACGCATTGCCGGACGCGCCACCTAGCGGCGAGCCGGTGATCCCGATGCTGCAGGATCAGCAGAGCGGCGACCTTATGGCAG GCACTACAGCAACCAACGTTGAGCTAATGGAGGCTATAAAGAAACTGGATGCCGACCTGGTGGCCCTATTTGCCACCGCTGCCACTGGCGAACCTCTGAAGatgaagcagcagcagcaggtccTGTGGACGGAATCGGAGGCGGAGCAGATTGCCCAGGACTCGGAGGATGAGCTGGTCATCACGCCGGAGCTGTTCCGCAGCTGCAACGCCCTGCAGCTCCACTTGGAGGCGCTGACTCTGCAGCCGGAGGGCACTCAACGCATGGAACTTGTTCAGAACGAGGTGCGACCAATTTTCACCGTGGAATGCCAGCTGTCCGGGGATTTGATACGCAAAGTGCCGCGCTATCCGATGTTCCACATCATGCAGTTCGAGTCGGAGAAGTTCCAGAGCCTGACGCAGTGCACCCGCTTCGGGCAGACGGCCCAGCGGCAGGTGGACATGGAGGACAAGAGCCTGGAGGATGAGGCTCAGAGCGCTGGCCATGTGGACATCACCGTTTGGTGGCGCGAACCCGGCACCTGTCTCAACGAAATGCTCGGCATGGGCCGCCTGGAACTGCGGGAGCTCTACAAGGCCTCCCTGCTGGAGCAGTGCAAGTGCATTGCCATCAAGCGCCGCGATGTCCACCTGGGCAGCGTCTATGTGAAGATCAGTCTGCTGCAGAACTTGAATGGTAATCCcgagcagcagccgcagcagcagcagcaaaaggaGCAGCCGGGTCAAAAGAACGAAAGTGGAAACAAGGCCGCAG tTAAGTGCAACTCGAAGGCCGTTTTAACGCCCCCTCAGCCGCCGCCCCagcctccgcctcctcctcaagccaacaacaacaacagggcCATCTTGGAGTGTGTCAATTTCATGGCGGAGACCAACAAAGTCCGTCTCCTCAGGGGCTATCTGTATGCCGGGGAACTGCGTCAACTGACGGCGGAGAACAAGGGGGCATGCCAGGAGCTGTCGCTCCAGCCCTTCTGgcagccgcagccgctgcTGGTGAAGATCGGCGACGGAGGAGCGTTCGGGCTGCAGGAGCAGTTCGCCATCATTAACGACGAGCGCTTCCTGCAGAGCGTGGAGCGGCAGCAGCTGGTCCTCGAAGTGCGTCCCCTCGGCGGAGTGGTGCGGCTGCCACTGCACCAGTTCTTCATCGCTTACCGAGACGCCAGCATCACCAATCACCTGTGCAAGGGGAAG CTACCAGTGATTTCCATCGACGGCTGGGCCCCCATTGTCGCTCCTGATACCCAGTCTTCTGTTGGGGAACTAAAGGTGCTCCTGGCCATTGGAAGCGAGTCGCAAATTGCTCAACTGAAGCAGCAACGCGGCTTCGACCAGGACAACAACCAAGTGCCGGCTCCAAGTAGCACCACCGATTTGCTTGACATGCTTCAGAATGCCATCGCAGCTCCAACGCCGAGTATCCCAACTCCAGTGATGCCGCCGCCACCGGCTCCTCCGGCGCCCAGTAACTTTAGCTTCCAGCTGCGCATCGTGGGAGCCGCTGGGCTGCCTCTAAATCCCGGCTATGGAAAATCCAAGAAGCAAGTCAAACGTCAGTCGGCCGCCAAGCGATTCCCGCCCAACGAGCCACCCAACACCTATGTGACCTTCCAGGCCATCAATTGCAATAGTCAGACTTACAAGTCGCACGAGGGATTGGTCTATGCCACGCCCGTTGTGGCCAGGTCCACCAAGCCCCAGTGGCTCAGCAAGTTTCGGGTGGAAGTGAGCCGCGATTACCGCAGCAAT CCCCAGAAGCTCTTCATCCTAAAGCTGTGGAAAAAGGCGATTGTTAGCCCCAACGGCAGCGGTGAACCGTCGCCCCACGAGGATGCTATCATAGGGTTCGCGGCCCTGAATCTCAACCAGAAGCAACCGGGCGGAGGCTTTCCCAGTGGCTGGCACAACATAGTGGACTTCAATGGTCGTGTGACTGGGGGCATTGAGGCGCATGTGGAGCCCATACCGCCCAGTATGGATATCGTGATCGATCAGTTTGAAAAGTCCATGGAACTGGGTCACCTGCAGCTGGGTCAGGCCATCAAGCGGAAGTACACGGAGCTGGAGGAGATCTCGCAGAGACTGCGGTCCCGTTTGGTGGACGTGACGGGGGAAACGCTAAA
- the LOC108028348 gene encoding uncharacterized protein LOC108028348 isoform X1 — translation MAQLKFLTPLVKILVKSSAIGKASVWHAVIVTFMHYFAWGLLTVPFIAKITDYFGNHVLLVDGLVYGVRGILGFFATPVMGAVSDFQGRKVVMLLAVVTTFFPIPFMLIKSWWFFAILTVSSVCGSTYSSSLAYVADVTSVEERSKGYGIVAASFAAGVAFSPFLGNFLMNCYGAAPVILLATVIGLINIAFIIFGVPESRKLKEQSQVSADTNDHHITEYRNQGFEDEEDGKTIINTKERKQILNVEAKYKIDVLKNSPIVEPCDNELPQEDITHTEKEIKGTTATNVELMEAIKKLDADLVALFATAATGEPLKMKQQQQVLWTESEAEQIAQDSEDELVITPELFRSCNALQLHLEALTLQPEGTQRMELVQNEVRPIFTVECQLSGDLIRKVPRYPMFHIMQFESEKFQSLTQCTRFGQTAQRQVDMEDKSLEDEAQSAGHVDITVWWREPGTCLNEMLGMGRLELRELYKASLLEQCKCIAIKRRDVHLGSVYVKISLLQNLNGNPEQQPQQQQQKEQPGQKNESGNKAAVKCNSKAVLTPPQPPPQPPPPPQANNNNRAILECVNFMAETNKVRLLRGYLYAGELRQLTAENKGACQELSLQPFWQPQPLLVKIGDGGAFGLQEQFAIINDERFLQSVERQQLVLEVRPLGGVVRLPLHQFFIAYRDASITNHLCKGKLPVISIDGWAPIVAPDTQSSVGELKVLLAIGSESQIAQLKQQRGFDQDNNQVPAPSSTTDLLDMLQNAIAAPTPSIPTPVMPPPPAPPAPSNFSFQLRIVGAAGLPLNPGYGKSKKQVKRQSAAKRFPPNEPPNTYVTFQAINCNSQTYKSHEGLVYATPVVARSTKPQWLSKFRVEVSRDYRSNPQKLFILKLWKKAIVSPNGSGEPSPHEDAIIGFAALNLNQKQPGGGFPSGWHNIVDFNGRVTGGIEAHVEPIPPSMDIVIDQFEKSMELGHLQLGQAIKRKYTELEEISQRLRSRLVDVTGETLKFPEFDVDSALDSWQQDGDDDDLAEDFERALRTPTPPDSPTPSTSQAAQNLKNSNGQE, via the exons ATGGCGCAGCTCAAGTTCTTAACTCCACTGGTGAAAATATTGGTGAAAAGTTCTGCAATCGGGAAAGCAAGTGTTTGGCATGCGGTGATCGTGACCTTTATGCACTACTTTGCCTGGGGTCTACTGACCGTTCCGTTTATCGCCAAAATCACGGATTACTTTGGAAACCACGTCCTTCTCGTCGATGGACTGGTTTATGGGGTTCGCGGAATCCTGGGCTTCTTCGCCACGCCTGTGATGGGCGCCGTCTCCGATTTCCAAGGCCGGAAAGTGGTGATGCTGCTGGCTGTGGTCACCACCTTCTTCCCGATTCCATTCATGCTGATTAAGAGCTGGTGGTTCTTCGCCATCCTCACCGTGAGCTCTGTTTGCGGCAGCACCTACTCCTCCTCCCTGGCCTACGTGGCGGATGTGACCAGTGTGGAGGAGCGATCCAAGGGATACGGCATTGTGGCGGCCAGCTTCGCCGCTGGAGTAGCCTTCTCCCCATTCTTGGGCAACTTCCTGATGAACTGCTACGGAGCCGCACCGGTTATTTTGCTTGCAACCGTAATTGGACTGATAAACATTGCTTTTATCATTTTCGGCGTGCCTGAAAGTCGGAAACTAAAGGAACAAAGCCAAGTTTCGGCAGACACAAATGATCACCATATTACGGAATATCGAAACCAGGGATTTGAAGATGAGGAGGATGGGAAAACAATCATAAATACAAAGGAAAGGAAACAGATCTTAAATGTGGAAGCCAAGTACAAAATAGACGTCCTAAAGAACAGCCCGATCGTAGAGCCCTGTGACAATGAGCTGCCTCAAGAAGACATAACACACAcagaaaaggaaataaaag GCACTACAGCAACCAACGTTGAGCTAATGGAGGCTATAAAGAAACTGGATGCCGACCTGGTGGCCCTATTTGCCACCGCTGCCACTGGCGAACCTCTGAAGatgaagcagcagcagcaggtccTGTGGACGGAATCGGAGGCGGAGCAGATTGCCCAGGACTCGGAGGATGAGCTGGTCATCACGCCGGAGCTGTTCCGCAGCTGCAACGCCCTGCAGCTCCACTTGGAGGCGCTGACTCTGCAGCCGGAGGGCACTCAACGCATGGAACTTGTTCAGAACGAGGTGCGACCAATTTTCACCGTGGAATGCCAGCTGTCCGGGGATTTGATACGCAAAGTGCCGCGCTATCCGATGTTCCACATCATGCAGTTCGAGTCGGAGAAGTTCCAGAGCCTGACGCAGTGCACCCGCTTCGGGCAGACGGCCCAGCGGCAGGTGGACATGGAGGACAAGAGCCTGGAGGATGAGGCTCAGAGCGCTGGCCATGTGGACATCACCGTTTGGTGGCGCGAACCCGGCACCTGTCTCAACGAAATGCTCGGCATGGGCCGCCTGGAACTGCGGGAGCTCTACAAGGCCTCCCTGCTGGAGCAGTGCAAGTGCATTGCCATCAAGCGCCGCGATGTCCACCTGGGCAGCGTCTATGTGAAGATCAGTCTGCTGCAGAACTTGAATGGTAATCCcgagcagcagccgcagcagcagcagcaaaaggaGCAGCCGGGTCAAAAGAACGAAAGTGGAAACAAGGCCGCAG tTAAGTGCAACTCGAAGGCCGTTTTAACGCCCCCTCAGCCGCCGCCCCagcctccgcctcctcctcaagccaacaacaacaacagggcCATCTTGGAGTGTGTCAATTTCATGGCGGAGACCAACAAAGTCCGTCTCCTCAGGGGCTATCTGTATGCCGGGGAACTGCGTCAACTGACGGCGGAGAACAAGGGGGCATGCCAGGAGCTGTCGCTCCAGCCCTTCTGgcagccgcagccgctgcTGGTGAAGATCGGCGACGGAGGAGCGTTCGGGCTGCAGGAGCAGTTCGCCATCATTAACGACGAGCGCTTCCTGCAGAGCGTGGAGCGGCAGCAGCTGGTCCTCGAAGTGCGTCCCCTCGGCGGAGTGGTGCGGCTGCCACTGCACCAGTTCTTCATCGCTTACCGAGACGCCAGCATCACCAATCACCTGTGCAAGGGGAAG CTACCAGTGATTTCCATCGACGGCTGGGCCCCCATTGTCGCTCCTGATACCCAGTCTTCTGTTGGGGAACTAAAGGTGCTCCTGGCCATTGGAAGCGAGTCGCAAATTGCTCAACTGAAGCAGCAACGCGGCTTCGACCAGGACAACAACCAAGTGCCGGCTCCAAGTAGCACCACCGATTTGCTTGACATGCTTCAGAATGCCATCGCAGCTCCAACGCCGAGTATCCCAACTCCAGTGATGCCGCCGCCACCGGCTCCTCCGGCGCCCAGTAACTTTAGCTTCCAGCTGCGCATCGTGGGAGCCGCTGGGCTGCCTCTAAATCCCGGCTATGGAAAATCCAAGAAGCAAGTCAAACGTCAGTCGGCCGCCAAGCGATTCCCGCCCAACGAGCCACCCAACACCTATGTGACCTTCCAGGCCATCAATTGCAATAGTCAGACTTACAAGTCGCACGAGGGATTGGTCTATGCCACGCCCGTTGTGGCCAGGTCCACCAAGCCCCAGTGGCTCAGCAAGTTTCGGGTGGAAGTGAGCCGCGATTACCGCAGCAAT CCCCAGAAGCTCTTCATCCTAAAGCTGTGGAAAAAGGCGATTGTTAGCCCCAACGGCAGCGGTGAACCGTCGCCCCACGAGGATGCTATCATAGGGTTCGCGGCCCTGAATCTCAACCAGAAGCAACCGGGCGGAGGCTTTCCCAGTGGCTGGCACAACATAGTGGACTTCAATGGTCGTGTGACTGGGGGCATTGAGGCGCATGTGGAGCCCATACCGCCCAGTATGGATATCGTGATCGATCAGTTTGAAAAGTCCATGGAACTGGGTCACCTGCAGCTGGGTCAGGCCATCAAGCGGAAGTACACGGAGCTGGAGGAGATCTCGCAGAGACTGCGGTCCCGTTTGGTGGACGTGACGGGGGAAACGCTAAA
- the LOC108028348 gene encoding uncharacterized protein LOC108028348 isoform X3 produces MEAIKKLDADLVALFATAATGEPLKMKQQQQVLWTESEAEQIAQDSEDELVITPELFRSCNALQLHLEALTLQPEGTQRMELVQNEVRPIFTVECQLSGDLIRKVPRYPMFHIMQFESEKFQSLTQCTRFGQTAQRQVDMEDKSLEDEAQSAGHVDITVWWREPGTCLNEMLGMGRLELRELYKASLLEQCKCIAIKRRDVHLGSVYVKISLLQNLNGNPEQQPQQQQQKEQPGQKNESGNKAAVKCNSKAVLTPPQPPPQPPPPPQANNNNRAILECVNFMAETNKVRLLRGYLYAGELRQLTAENKGACQELSLQPFWQPQPLLVKIGDGGAFGLQEQFAIINDERFLQSVERQQLVLEVRPLGGVVRLPLHQFFIAYRDASITNHLCKGKLPVISIDGWAPIVAPDTQSSVGELKVLLAIGSESQIAQLKQQRGFDQDNNQVPAPSSTTDLLDMLQNAIAAPTPSIPTPVMPPPPAPPAPSNFSFQLRIVGAAGLPLNPGYGKSKKQVKRQSAAKRFPPNEPPNTYVTFQAINCNSQTYKSHEGLVYATPVVARSTKPQWLSKFRVEVSRDYRSNPQKLFILKLWKKAIVSPNGSGEPSPHEDAIIGFAALNLNQKQPGGGFPSGWHNIVDFNGRVTGGIEAHVEPIPPSMDIVIDQFEKSMELGHLQLGQAIKRKYTELEEISQRLRSRLVDVTGETLKFPEFDVDSALDSWQQDGDDDDLAEDFERALRTPTPPDSPTPSTSQAAQNLKNSNGQE; encoded by the exons ATGGAGGCTATAAAGAAACTGGATGCCGACCTGGTGGCCCTATTTGCCACCGCTGCCACTGGCGAACCTCTGAAGatgaagcagcagcagcaggtccTGTGGACGGAATCGGAGGCGGAGCAGATTGCCCAGGACTCGGAGGATGAGCTGGTCATCACGCCGGAGCTGTTCCGCAGCTGCAACGCCCTGCAGCTCCACTTGGAGGCGCTGACTCTGCAGCCGGAGGGCACTCAACGCATGGAACTTGTTCAGAACGAGGTGCGACCAATTTTCACCGTGGAATGCCAGCTGTCCGGGGATTTGATACGCAAAGTGCCGCGCTATCCGATGTTCCACATCATGCAGTTCGAGTCGGAGAAGTTCCAGAGCCTGACGCAGTGCACCCGCTTCGGGCAGACGGCCCAGCGGCAGGTGGACATGGAGGACAAGAGCCTGGAGGATGAGGCTCAGAGCGCTGGCCATGTGGACATCACCGTTTGGTGGCGCGAACCCGGCACCTGTCTCAACGAAATGCTCGGCATGGGCCGCCTGGAACTGCGGGAGCTCTACAAGGCCTCCCTGCTGGAGCAGTGCAAGTGCATTGCCATCAAGCGCCGCGATGTCCACCTGGGCAGCGTCTATGTGAAGATCAGTCTGCTGCAGAACTTGAATGGTAATCCcgagcagcagccgcagcagcagcagcaaaaggaGCAGCCGGGTCAAAAGAACGAAAGTGGAAACAAGGCCGCAG tTAAGTGCAACTCGAAGGCCGTTTTAACGCCCCCTCAGCCGCCGCCCCagcctccgcctcctcctcaagccaacaacaacaacagggcCATCTTGGAGTGTGTCAATTTCATGGCGGAGACCAACAAAGTCCGTCTCCTCAGGGGCTATCTGTATGCCGGGGAACTGCGTCAACTGACGGCGGAGAACAAGGGGGCATGCCAGGAGCTGTCGCTCCAGCCCTTCTGgcagccgcagccgctgcTGGTGAAGATCGGCGACGGAGGAGCGTTCGGGCTGCAGGAGCAGTTCGCCATCATTAACGACGAGCGCTTCCTGCAGAGCGTGGAGCGGCAGCAGCTGGTCCTCGAAGTGCGTCCCCTCGGCGGAGTGGTGCGGCTGCCACTGCACCAGTTCTTCATCGCTTACCGAGACGCCAGCATCACCAATCACCTGTGCAAGGGGAAG CTACCAGTGATTTCCATCGACGGCTGGGCCCCCATTGTCGCTCCTGATACCCAGTCTTCTGTTGGGGAACTAAAGGTGCTCCTGGCCATTGGAAGCGAGTCGCAAATTGCTCAACTGAAGCAGCAACGCGGCTTCGACCAGGACAACAACCAAGTGCCGGCTCCAAGTAGCACCACCGATTTGCTTGACATGCTTCAGAATGCCATCGCAGCTCCAACGCCGAGTATCCCAACTCCAGTGATGCCGCCGCCACCGGCTCCTCCGGCGCCCAGTAACTTTAGCTTCCAGCTGCGCATCGTGGGAGCCGCTGGGCTGCCTCTAAATCCCGGCTATGGAAAATCCAAGAAGCAAGTCAAACGTCAGTCGGCCGCCAAGCGATTCCCGCCCAACGAGCCACCCAACACCTATGTGACCTTCCAGGCCATCAATTGCAATAGTCAGACTTACAAGTCGCACGAGGGATTGGTCTATGCCACGCCCGTTGTGGCCAGGTCCACCAAGCCCCAGTGGCTCAGCAAGTTTCGGGTGGAAGTGAGCCGCGATTACCGCAGCAAT CCCCAGAAGCTCTTCATCCTAAAGCTGTGGAAAAAGGCGATTGTTAGCCCCAACGGCAGCGGTGAACCGTCGCCCCACGAGGATGCTATCATAGGGTTCGCGGCCCTGAATCTCAACCAGAAGCAACCGGGCGGAGGCTTTCCCAGTGGCTGGCACAACATAGTGGACTTCAATGGTCGTGTGACTGGGGGCATTGAGGCGCATGTGGAGCCCATACCGCCCAGTATGGATATCGTGATCGATCAGTTTGAAAAGTCCATGGAACTGGGTCACCTGCAGCTGGGTCAGGCCATCAAGCGGAAGTACACGGAGCTGGAGGAGATCTCGCAGAGACTGCGGTCCCGTTTGGTGGACGTGACGGGGGAAACGCTAAA
- the LOC108028350 gene encoding hippocampus abundant transcript-like protein 1 yields MFKILVALASISGVGKPSVCHILVVVFLEYFAWGLLTMPMIATLKETFPDHTFLMNGLVMGVKGILSFLSAPLIGALSDIYGRKLLLLITVIFTCLPIPLMTIDNFWFFMISSMSGVLGVSFSVAFAYVADVAPKEERSRSYGLMSATFAASLVIAPALGNLIMDLYGINTVVLVATLVSTTNVTFVLFAVPESLPRKVRSTGLSWKQADPFVGILRVASDPNVLILCIVVFMFLLPEAGEYSSVPAYLKLTMGFDFVELSTLVAFMAILSITINVTLGSIVRAIGAKRAIVLGLMLELLQLTLYAVGVEKWQMWLAGNVAALGSITFPAVSAYVSLYTDGESQGAVQGMITGMSGLCNGLGPALFGILFYLSDMDLSEDRISLGSLRRERTVAAPFMFGAIYVLVGLLLVYVYVPDEKDSRGRKEEFSALKYTIEMEDEVQRS; encoded by the coding sequence ATGTTCAAGATACTCGTAGCGCTCGCCTCGATTTCGGGCGTTGGAAAGCCGAGTGTTTGTCACATCCTGGTCGTGGTGTTCCTGGAATACTTCGCCTGGGGACTGCTGACGATGCCCATGATAGCCACTCTAAAGGAAACCTTCCCGGACCACACGTTCCTGATGAACGGCTTGGTCATGGGCGTCAAGGGAATACTCTCCTTTCTGTCCGCCCCCCTGATCGGGGCTTTGTCGGACATCTACGGACGGAAGTTGCTACTGCTGATAACAGTGATCTTCACCTGCCTGCCGATTCCCCTGATGACGATCGATAACTTCTGGTTCTTTATGATCAGTTCGATGAGTGGCGTTTTGGGCGTTAGCTTCTCGGTTGCCTTTGCCTATGTGGCGGATGTGGCCCCCAAGGAGGAGCGCTCCAGATCCTATGGACTGATGTCGGCCACCTTTGCCGCCAGCCTGGTGATCGCCCCCGCTTTGGGTAATCTCATCATGGATCTTTATGGAATTAACACTGTTGTACTTGTAGCCACTCTGGTCTCCACAACGAACGTGACATTTGTACTGTTCGCAGTGCCCGAAAGTTTGCCCAGAAAAGTCAGATCCACTGGCTTGAGCTGGAAGCAAGCGGATCCTTTTGTGGGCATACTAAGAGTTGCTTCCGACCCCAATGTCCTGATACTGTGCATCGTGGTCTTTATGTTCCTGCTTCCCGAAGCTGGGGAGTACTCCAGTGTACCGGCATACCTTAAGCTGACGATGGGATTTGACTTTGTGGAACTGTCTACATTGGTGGCTTTTATGGCCATTTTAAGCATAACCATCAACGTGACTCTGGGCTCCATAGTTAGAGCCATAGGCGCCAAGAGAGCGATAGTACTGGGTCTgatgctggagctgctgcaaTTAACCCTTTACGCCGTCGGAGTGGAGAAGTGGCAGATGTGGCTGGCTGGAAACGTGGCCGCCCTGGGCTCCATCACCTTTCCGGCCGTAAGTGCCTACGTCTCCCTCTACACGGACGGCGAAAGTCAGGGAGCTGTTCAGGGCATGATCACGGGCATGTCCGGATTGTGCAATGGACTTGGACCCGCCCTGTTCGGTATCCTGTTCTACCTTTCCGACATGGACTTGAGCGAGGATCGCATTTCTTTGGGGAGTTTGAGGAGAGAGCGCACTGTGGCCGCTCCCTTTATGTTTGGCGCGATCTATGTGCTTGTGGGCCTTCTGTTGGTCTATGTGTATGTCCCAGACGAAAAGGACTCTAGGGGGAGGAAAGAGGAGTTCTCCGCCCTGAAGTATACCATCGAAATGGAGGACGAGGTGCAGAGATCTTAA